A portion of the Daphnia magna isolate NIES linkage group LG4, ASM2063170v1.1, whole genome shotgun sequence genome contains these proteins:
- the LOC123471412 gene encoding sodium/calcium exchanger 2-like, which translates to MTQNNGTLDDYACSQGLILPLINEFTWSVEMQAFLYLLGLLYCFMGVAIIADIFMGAIEKITSTTRKVYLSRGGSQEPEMVEVRIWNGTIANLTLMALGSSAPEILLSIIEIVGNNFESGALGPGTIVGSAAFNLMGISAACILAIPGVESRKIKGLRVFAVTAVFSIFAYLWLIIVLVGISEAILDGLALTKDGQVDPNVLAKWVRQASLRGLSGEDAAKLAAYK; encoded by the exons ATGACGCAAAATAATGGAACGCTGGACGATTACGCGTGTTCACAAGGATTGATTTTGCCATTGATCAACGAATTCACGTGGTCGGTGGAAATGCAAGCGTTTCTCTATCTGCTCGGTCTCCTTTACTGTTTCATGGGCGTCGCCATCATCGCCGATATCTTTATGGGCGCCATCGAGAAAATCACTTCCACAACGCGCAAG GTGTATCTATCAAGAGGTGGATCTCAAGAGCCTGAAATGGTTGAGGTGCGCATCTGGAACGGTACGATCGCCAATTTGACCTTAATGGCACTCGGCTCATCAGCACCTGAAATCTTATTATCTATTATAG AAATTGTGGGGAATAATTTCGAATCGGGCGCTTTGGGTCCGGGTACGATTGTCGGCTCTGCCGCTTTCAATCTGATGGGCATTAGCGCCGCTTGTATTCTTGCCATTCCTGGTGTCGAATCACGAAAAATCAAAG GACTTCGAGTATTCGCCGTCACAGCCGTGTTCAGTATCTTTGCCTACCTCTGGTTGATCATCGTGTTAGTGGGAATCA GTGAAGCCATTCTCGATGGACTTGCACTCACCAAAGACGGACAGGTGGATCCCAACGTTTTAGCCAAATGGGTCCGACAAGCCTCGCTCAGAGGTCTCAGTGGAGAGGACGCTGCTAAATTGGCTGCATACAAGTGA
- the LOC116929671 gene encoding uncharacterized protein LOC116929671 yields MASNNEQDGSPSIVEDDDISQFKPQDATHGLKFESKLLTLFCVRALGAGYIFKLSRERKDLGGKFDDVIFQYQVLDNTSEGKHWRYRYLQAKHKQKESDKINATHLLDDNDKDKGKGDLDDNDKDKGKGGKGKGKGKGKGKGKGDFSLPKYFRSFCMIRRRGEDIHDCILCTNIGFVKPSLDPNSLNNFQEKGIELVPIDDEPENILKFGPQTLRYKLEFTKELKRKALNEWSDIKHLAEKLQTYAQERTKIDLRQEVFQCYHVALIEEKVIDSATKKFHEDFVKGEKSLSKGAQELRQILSDSPKNDWINWEFKFDDRFGKKQRKYEIKNPLPLKVSKADIDAFLDKFVFVVNMPNEEQFEAILQTHDVSQYYPKDKCEQLTIRLLHKVSAKFSKNFTLTSEEAKKILLDGVTKISSQHQAKLENEVGFNDDAKNDMAVKLKPFLDSSEMFKRITTSSPRYTTVKVFSAIPILKQEYKAPISHLVTSSSQLQAKEDTERWKNILKLPVDSGHFLLVVCDDGEKPLQDEQYAKLFLGEEGKTKRYKVIVISRKKAEITDHVSDEINYAQLDESFKQKILSKVVSFQTQNESVERLIGTKPEEVFDSLEEMLDPEGGRISIPSFDTSRFEKSLYIKRRVKFAFDENFYAELANRLNCTVEKVRGECKISTQGQIEWLVDDERRKKIWENITKMNYQTSSNIEEDGHLINVDEERKEQPVVIICGVAGTGKSTLLSHYYSEIKKMKSDCWVIRLNLVQHCDAIMKLDRRRPDLTKFLIHHLHVIDGQSPFSRSLLKRRFETGDRIVFMFDGFDEISDECQEIAIQLMKVIQKKKGVQLYVTTRTHTAHHLQYELCQLAYYLENFNENDQICFLASYWTKESQLPKDGAIMDFAKALVDRVSETLKDEERAFIGIPLQCRILAECYHQNVGDIVRSNALNDATLQSSESVSQKLLALLDNQKFDLISLYSQLMDTKRKVFREEKTNTPICNQIVADAIEFWIKKIESRLTKLAVETIITEPNVLEMFWPRKSSYKSTEDLDREEKILAENSLKFGLTFSSADGMRPEFLHRTFAEYLVAKHLYEGFHLDDKRHNKLLENESIRKLILNKILASKQYDGVQVFFDCMVKHVVDEDEEWRNQIVRRQLPHRLKKLTENLFTQFLCSFPPGWSFGQIRPTFVPYVTSALNFSLSNGKGNIFLLLCDCLDVTFEREQIRWAMFTSFIPSFPPTSICFISPTCFKENKLFKRFINYFDIDPASPSTYSVISELIETMFPYYSPEMGRSFWYRDEHQQTMSDLLQFLENQHVAFNEYFGPNRELRTKPILELLMGSDNYRSHLKTFLKLLSKSIAYSDDIKFAKLLMEVFCSKEHLMPGQIAKTLAVLHGLGRSTLLVQLYGGVLAVKPEAFQTLYQPRQLEKEDAITTDIDKFLERDSYGMTRLHRAAFYGDVEILDQMLARFGQLELDDEAKQAVRQVVLEGYTPFYFAAVKSHEKVCSNLLVFVKDDALTDESTLFNGYIHRSLDHAMESENVEMFQLILKVVKKELGHEYLINLLIATDPPTSKIESSLFFRSCRSEKVFNAMAKIIVDRDGTVDYKCLIDLIFNGKELARNALRCVDAEHLQGLLSVEGADTFKKRVFDASFSTSGGFHQLSKILKNFNQTQLLDFVKMITLKGDTNIRKSRFTVSTANLSVATNRKTVIERYSDTDDDLVFTQNDDGSITVHFKRVVPGNSFWGTFLRSTITSLADTSITREDVDCILECLTCVSDKLGGDYAQELLLHQDNRGYVVIHLSQETVKLMLKRLPENSQEEVKQKWKENVPPMTKDSFFSFNSMKKLDSLKMAKYYSDVLHFYLDYGSEVQLSECVDVLTSIRLIDGQQRSVWSYIFEHCEVTTTNELLKSVLETFGGEAVKKLLLHEMDQFPLILKAPSWGEDIDGQLETLPQEIQNDIQQVVERKAAQLIDEVFLHHKTYFEGPRERYYKGLNILVFVLKYSDAQQLEQFVEKITTLQVSVHTEKTLSIWAEILFRPRDGKTTNNVATMNMFLKCVSQRLGTNAVKELVLHKIDDKPVIYFPAVRGEERMVEAMLAHLDAKNRKKIQRQVNEFLDKTFEVPSDGAVTTAVKNRLGISKLLRRELLSSRLHWRRRRFIGEFKGWVPDRRCSWWGFLPEN; encoded by the exons TCGTTGAACAATTTCCAGGAAAAAGGCATCGAGTTGGTGCCGATCGACGACGAGCCTGAAAACATTCTAAAATTTGGTCCGCAGACACTTCGTTATAAATTGGAATTCACCAAagagttaaaaagaaaagcgttAAACGAGTGGTCAGACATAAAACATCTTGCCGAGAAATTGCAAACCTATGCacaagaaagaacaaaaattgaTTTAAGGCAAGAAGTCTTTCAATGCTACCACGTTGCCTTAATCGAGGAAAAAGTCATCGATTCTGCCACCAAAAAGTTCCATGAAGATTTCGTAAAAGGAGAAAAGAGTCTGTCCAAAGGCGCACAAGAACTTCGACAAATCCTCAGCGATTCACCAAAGAACGACTGGATAAACTGGGAATTCAAATTTGATGACAGATTCGGAAAAAAGCAACGgaaatatgaaataaaaaatccgTTGCCGTTAAAAGTCTCAAAGGCAGACATTGACGCGTTCCTTGACAAATTCGTGTTCGTGGTGAACATGCCAAACGAAGAGCAATTTGAAGCCATTTTACAAACTCATGATGTGAGCCAGTACTACCCTAAGGACAAATGCGAACAGCTAACGATCCGTTTGCTACACAAAGTATCTGCAAAGTTCTCCAAGAACTTCACGCTAACTTCAGAAGAAGCCAAGAAGATCTTGTTAGATGGCGTTACAAAGATTTCAAGCCAGCACCAGGCAAAATTAGAAAACGAGGTGGGCTTCAACGACGACGCCAAGAATGACATGGCCGTTAAACTAAAGCCTTTCCTGGACAGTAGCGAAATGTTTAAGCGCATTACCACATCATCACCGAGATATACGACCGTCAAAGTCTTTTCGGCCATTCCAATACTGAAACAGGAATATAAAGCACCAATTAGCCACCTGGTGACGTCATCTAGTCAATTGCAAGCCAAGGAAGATACGGAGAGATGGAAAAATATATTGAAACTACCGGTCGATTCTGGTCATTTTCTCCTAGTCGTTTGCGATGATGGCGAGAAGCCGTTACAAGACGAACAGTATGCTAAGCTATTTCTGGGTGAAGAAGGAAAGACAAAAAGATACAAGGTGATTGTCATCAGTCGCAAGAAAGCTGAAATCACTGATCATGTCAGCGATGAAATCAACTACGCGCAGCTGGATGAATCCTTCAAGCAAAAGATCCTGTCGAAAGTAGTTTCATTCCAAACGCAAAATGAATCTGTTGAACGTCTAATTGGAACCAAACCGGAAGAGGTGTTCGATTCCTTAGAAGAAATGCTGGATCCTGAAGGAGGGCGAATCAGCATTCCATCGTTCGATACCTCCCGTTTCGAGAAATCCCTTTACATCAAGAGACGAGTGAAATTTGCATTTGACGAAAACTTTTACGCTGAATTAGCGAATCGTTTGAATTGCACCGTGGAAAAGGTCAGGGGGGAATGCAAAATCAGTACCCAAGGCCAAATCGAATGGTTGGTCGATGACGAACGCCGTAAAAAGATATGGGAAAACATCACAAAAATGAACTACCAAACATCCAGCAACATTGAAGAAGACGGCCATTTAATTAACGTTGACGAGGAGCGGAAAGAACAGCCGGTCGTCATCATATGCGGCGTGGCTGGAACAGGCAAATCGACCCTGCTCTCCCACTACTACAGTGAAATCAAGAAGATGAAGTCCGACTGTTGGGTTATCAGACTGAACTTGGTCCAACATTGTGATGCCATAATGAAACTCGATAGAAGAAGGCCCGACTTAACCAAATTTCTCATTCATCATCTGCATGTCATCGACGGTCAAAGCCCGTTTTCTCGCTCGTTGCTGAAACGCCGGTTCGAGACGGGCGATCGGATCGTTTTCATGTTTGATGGATTCGATGAAATTAGTGACGAATGCCAAGAAATTGCGATTCAGCTAATGAAGGTCattcaaaagaagaagggcGTTCAACTTTACGTCACTACCCGCACCCATACGGCCCACCATCTGCAATACGAATTATGTCAGTTGGCTTATTATTTGGAAAACTTTAACGAAAATGACCAGATTTGTTTCCTGGCCAGTTATTGGACGAAAGAATCGCAACTGCCAAAAGATGGAGCCATCATGGACTTCGCCAAAGCGCTAGTGGATCGTGTGTCGGAGACTCTGAAAGACGAAGAAAGAGCTTTCATCGGAATCCCTTTGCAATGCAGAATTCTCGCCGAGTGCTACCATCAAAATGTTGGCGACATTGTGCGAAGCAACGCTTTAAATGACGCAACACTCCAATCTAGCGAATCGGTATCCCAAAAACTGTTGGCTTTACTTGACAATCAGAAATTCGATTTAATTAGTCTGTACAGCCAATTGATGGACACCAAACGCAAAGTCTttcgagaagaaaaaaccaacacTCCCATCTGCAATCAGATAGTGGCTGACGCCATTGAGTTTTGGATTAAGAAAATCGAGTCTCGGTTAACGAAATTGGCAGTGGAAACCATCATCACCGAACCAAATGTCCTGGAAATGTTTTGGCCACGAAAATCTTCGTACAAGTCCACCGAAGATCTTGaccgagaagaaaaaattctggCTGAAAATAGTCTGAAATTTGGCTTAACTTTTTCTAGTGCAGATGGAATGCGACCCGAGTTCTTGCACCGGACGTTTGCCGAGTATTTAGTCGCGAAACATCTTTACGAAGGATTTCATCTCGACGACAAACGTCACAACAAACTGCTGGAAAATGAATCCATTCGAAAATTGATCCTGAACAAAATCTTGGCTTCAAAGCAATACGACGGAGTTCAAGTGTTTTTCGATTGCATGGTGAAACATGTGGTCGATGAGGATGAAGAGTGGCGTAATCAAATCGTTCGTCGACAATTACCGCATCGACTCAagaaattgactgaaaatctGTTTACTCAGTTTCTGTGTAGTTTTCCACCGGGTTGGTCATTCGGCCAAATTCGGCCTACATTCGTACCTTACGTTACGAGCGCCCTCAATTTTTCACTTTCGAATGGGAAAGGCAACATATTCCTGTTGTTGTGCGACTGTCTTGATGTCACGTTCGAAAGAGAGCAAATCCGCTGGGCGATGTTTACCTCTTTCATACCGTCATTCCCTCCCACttcaatttgtttcatttcgccCACctgttttaaagaaaataagctCTTTAAACGATTCATCAATTATTTTGACATCGATCCAGCCAGTCCCTCTACGTACAGTGTTATAAGCGAACTTATAGAAACCATGTTCCCTTATTATTCTCCTGAAATGGGAAGGTCTTTCTGGTACCGAGACGAGCACCAGCAAACGATGAGCGACTTGCTTCAGTTTTTGGAAAACCAGCACGTGGCTTTCAACGAATATTTTGGACCCAACCGAGAACTCAGGACAAAACCAATTTTGGAACTTTTGATGGGCAGTGACAACTATCGTAGTCACCTGAAAACATTTCTAAAGCTTTTGTCCAAATCGATAGCTTATTCGGACGACATCAAGTTTGCCAAACTGCTAATGGAAGTTTTCTGTTCTAAAGAACATCTGATGCCTGGCCAGATTGCCAAAACACTGGCTGTCTTACACGGACTAGGGCGGTCTACTCTTCTCGTTCAACTGTACGGCGGAGTTTTAGCTGTAAAGCCGGAAGCATTTCAGACTCTTTATCAGCCGCGTCAGCTAGAAAAAGAAGACGCGATCACGACTGACATAGACAAGTTCTTGGAAAGGGATTCTTATGGGATGACTCGTCTTCATCGAGCAGCGTTCTACGGAGACGTCGAAATACTCGACCAAATGTTAGCAAGATTTGGCCAGCTGGAACTCGACGATGAAGCTAAACAAGCAGTACGCCAGGTGGTGCTTGAGGGTTACACTCCCTTTTACTTTGCCGCTGTTAAAAGTCACGAAAAAGTCTGTTCCAACTTGTTGGTCTTTGTGAAAGACGACGCACTGACGGACGAGTCAACTCTGTTCAATGGATATATTCACCGATCTCTTGATCACGCCATGGAATCGGAAAATGTGGAAATGTTTCAACTGATATTGAAGGTCGTCAAGAAAGAATTAGGACATGAATATCTAATTAACCTGTTAATAGCAACCGATCCACCCACATCTAAAATTGAATCGAGCTTATTTTTCCGTAGCTGCAGGTCGGAAAAGGTATTCAACGCAATGGCGAAGATTATCGTCGATCGAGATGGCACCGTCGACTACAAATGTCTGATTGACCTGATTTTCAACGGAAAAGAATTAGCGAGAAACGCGTTGCGATGCGTGGATGCCGAACATCTGCAGGGATTGTTATCAGTAGAAGGCGCTGATACTTTCAAGAAGCGTGTGTTCGATGCATCATTTTCTACATCCGGCGGTTTCCACCAGTTGTCAAAGATATTAAAGAATTTTAACCAAACACAACTATTGGATTTCGTAAAAATGATTACACTTAAAGGTGATACAAATATAAGAAAAAGTAGGTTTACGGTCTCTACGGCTAATCTCAGTGTTGCAACGAATCGTAAAACAGTCATCGAACGCTATTCTGACACCGACGACGATTTAGTTTTCACGCAAAACGATGACGGATCCATCACCGTTCACTTCAAAAGAGTTGTTCCGGGGAACAGCTTTTGGGGAACTTTCCTACGATCGACAATCACCTCTTTAGCTGATACTTCTATAACTCGAGAAGACGTTGATTGCATTCTCGAGTGTTTGACTTGCGTATCGGATAAACTCGGAGGTGATTACGCTCAAGAACTGTTGCTCCACCAAGACAATCGGGGCTACGTCGTCATTCATCTATCACAAGAAACCGTCAAACTCATGTTGAAACGTTTACCAGAGAACAGCCAAGAGGAAGTGAAACAAAAGTGGAAGGAAAATGTTCCGCCCATGACGAAGGATTCGTTCTTTTCGTTCAATTCTATGAAAAAGTTGGACAGTTTAAAAATGGCAAAGTATTACAGCGATGTCTTACACTTTTACTTGGATTATGGCAGCGAGGTGCAACTCAGTGAATGCGTCGATGTTCTTACATCCATTCGTTTGATTGACGGACAACAGCGCAGTGTATGGAGTTACATTTTTGAACATTGTGAGGTAACGACGACGAACGAATTATTGAAATCTGTGTTGGAAACTTTCGGTGGGGAGGCCGTGAAAAAGTTGCTGCTTCACGAAATGGATCAATTTCCTCTCATACTGAAAGCTCCGTCCTGGGGAGAGGACATTGATGGGCAGCTGGAAACGTTGCCAcaagaaatacaaaatgaTATTCAACAAGTTGTTGAACGAAAAGCTGCCCAGCTCATTGATGAAGTGTTTCTACATCACAAAACTTATTTCGAAGGACCGAGAGAACGATATTACAAAGGATTAAACATTTTGGTATTTGTGCTCAAATACAGCGATGCTCAACAACTCGAGCAATTCGTAGAAAAAATCACGACGTTGCAGGTTTCCGTGCATACCGAGAAGACGCTCAGCATATGGGCTGAGATTTTATTCCGCCCGCGTGACGGAAAAACGACGAACAACGTTGCGACCATGAACATGTTTTTGAAATGCGTTTCGCAGAGACTGGGCACAAATGCCGTCAAAGAATTAGTGCTCCACAAAATCGATGACAAGCCCGTCATATATTTTCCTGCGGTAAGAGGAGAGGAGAGGATGGTGGAGGCAATGCTCGCCCATTTGGATGCTAAAAATCGCAAAAAGATTCAACGTCAAGTCAACGAGTTTTTAGACAAAACTTTCGAGGTCCCCTCTGATGGCGCTGTTACTACTGCCGTGAAGAATCGTTTag GCATTTCGAAATTGCTGCGGAGAGAGTTACTCTCATCGAGGTTGCACTGGAGACGACGCCGCTTCATTG GTGAATTCAAGGGCTGGGTACCAGATCGGAGATGCTCTTGGTGGGGTTTTCTTCCGGAGAATTAG